In a genomic window of Apteryx mantelli isolate bAptMan1 chromosome 2, bAptMan1.hap1, whole genome shotgun sequence:
- the HACL1 gene encoding 2-hydroxyacyl-CoA lyase 1 isoform X2: MNKLPGVCLVVSGPGFLHALGGMANANMNCWPLIVIGGSSDRNQETMGAFQEFPQVEAGRLYNKLTVRPSSLEVIPAVVEKAVRTSIYGRPGSCYIDIPGDFVNLQVNKSSVKYVECCLPPPISMAKQSAVSEAASIIAHSKQPLLIIGKGAAYSHAENNIRKLVDLCGLPFLPTPMAKGVVPDNHPNCVAAARSTALQYADVIILLGARLNWILHFGLPPRFRQEVKVIQIDICAEELGNNVRPAASLLGDINTVTKQLLEEFSKRPWKYPSSSQWWKRLREKIMNNEEKSKGLELQKSLPMNYYTVFRHIRELIPRDCILVSEGANTMDIGRTMLPNYHPRQRLDAGTFGTMGVGLGFAIAAAMVAKDRTPEKRVICIEGDSAFGFSGMELETICRYKLPILIIVVNNNGIYTGLDTDAWKEMLKFGEPATCIPPVSLLPNSHYEQIMSAFGGKGYFVKTPEELQNALKASLADEQTPSLINVMIDPRSERKKQEFPWLTRSNM, from the exons GCCTTTGATTGTTATTGGAGGCTCTTCTGACAGGAATCAGGAAACCATGGGAGCTTTCCAAGAATTCCCACAG GTTGAAGCTGGCAGGCTGTATAACAAATTAACTGTCCGTCCAAGCAGCCTAGAGGTTATTCCTGCTGTTGTTGAAAAG GCCGTAAGGACCAGCATATATGGTCGTCCAGGCTCCTGCTATATTGACATACCTGGGGATTTTGTAAATCTTCAGGTGAATAAGAGCTCTGTCAA GTACGTAGAATGCTGCCTGCCACCTCCCATCAGCATGGCTAAGCAATCTGCTGTATCCGAAGCAGCATCTATCATTGCTCATTCCAAGCAGCCTCTGTTAATCATCGGCAAAG gTGCTGCTTATTCACATGCTGAAAACAACATCAGAAAGTTGGTGGACCTTTGTGGGCTGCCTTTTTTGCCTACACCAATGGCAAAAGGAGTAGTTCCTGATAACCATCCAAACTGTGTAGCTGCAGCAAGATCCAC GGCATTACAGTATGCTGATGTAATCATATTACTTGGTGCCAGGTTGAACTGGATTTTACACTTTGGCCTTCCACCAAGGTTTCGACAGGAGGTAAAGGTTATTCAG ATTGATATTTGTGCAGAAGAGCTGGGGAATAATGTGAGGCCAGCTGCAAGTTTATTAGGTGACATAAACACAGTGACTAAGCAG CTTTTAGAAGAATTCAGCAAAAGACCATGGAAATATCCTTCCAGTTCACAGTGGTGGAAGAGACtaagagagaaaataatgaaCAATGAAGAAAAATCAAAG GGATTAGAATTACAGAAATCACTGCCTATGAATTATTACACTGTCTTCCGTCACATCAGAGAGCTGATACCGAGGGACTGCATTTTAGTAAGTGAGGGAGCAAACACCATGGACATTGGACGCACTATGCTTCCAAACTATCATCCCCGTCAAAG ACTTGATGCAGGTACATTTGGAACAATGGGAGTCGGACTGGGTTTTGCTATAGCTGCTGCAATGGTGGCTAAAGATAGAACACCTGAAAAACGAGTGATCTGCATAGAAGGAGATAGTGCTTTTGGATTTTCTGGCATGGAATTGGAAACTATTTGCAG ATACAAATTGCCAATCCTGATTATTGTAGTGAACAACAATGGGATTTACACTGGTTTGGATACAGATGCCTGGAAGGAGATGTTAAAGTTTGGAGAGCCTGCTACATG TATACCTCCTGTTTCTCTCCTGCCAAATTCGCACTATGAGCAAATTATGTCTGCTTTTGGAGGTAAAGGATACTTTGTTAAAACACCAGAAGAACTGCAGAATGCTCTGAAAGCAAGTTTGGCTGATGAGCAAACACCTTCTCTTATAAATGTAATGATCGATCCACGGtctgagagaaagaaacag GAATTTCCCTGGCTGACTCGTTCTAACATGTAA
- the HACL1 gene encoding 2-hydroxyacyl-CoA lyase 1 isoform X5, whose product MNKLPLIVIGGSSDRNQETMGAFQEFPQVEAGRLYNKLTVRPSSLEVIPAVVEKAVRTSIYGRPGSCYIDIPGDFVNLQVNKSSVKYVECCLPPPISMAKQSAVSEAASIIAHSKQPLLIIGKGAAYSHAENNIRKLVDLCGLPFLPTPMAKGVVPDNHPNCVAAARSTALQYADVIILLGARLNWILHFGLPPRFRQEVKVIQIDICAEELGNNVRPAASLLGDINTVTKQLLEEFSKRPWKYPSSSQWWKRLREKIMNNEEKSKGLELQKSLPMNYYTVFRHIRELIPRDCILVSEGANTMDIGRTMLPNYHPRQRLDAGTFGTMGVGLGFAIAAAMVAKDRTPEKRVICIEGDSAFGFSGMELETICRYKLPILIIVVNNNGIYTGLDTDAWKEMLKFGEPATCIPPVSLLPNSHYEQIMSAFGGKGYFVKTPEELQNALKASLADEQTPSLINVMIDPRSERKKQEFPWLTRSNM is encoded by the exons GCCTTTGATTGTTATTGGAGGCTCTTCTGACAGGAATCAGGAAACCATGGGAGCTTTCCAAGAATTCCCACAG GTTGAAGCTGGCAGGCTGTATAACAAATTAACTGTCCGTCCAAGCAGCCTAGAGGTTATTCCTGCTGTTGTTGAAAAG GCCGTAAGGACCAGCATATATGGTCGTCCAGGCTCCTGCTATATTGACATACCTGGGGATTTTGTAAATCTTCAGGTGAATAAGAGCTCTGTCAA GTACGTAGAATGCTGCCTGCCACCTCCCATCAGCATGGCTAAGCAATCTGCTGTATCCGAAGCAGCATCTATCATTGCTCATTCCAAGCAGCCTCTGTTAATCATCGGCAAAG gTGCTGCTTATTCACATGCTGAAAACAACATCAGAAAGTTGGTGGACCTTTGTGGGCTGCCTTTTTTGCCTACACCAATGGCAAAAGGAGTAGTTCCTGATAACCATCCAAACTGTGTAGCTGCAGCAAGATCCAC GGCATTACAGTATGCTGATGTAATCATATTACTTGGTGCCAGGTTGAACTGGATTTTACACTTTGGCCTTCCACCAAGGTTTCGACAGGAGGTAAAGGTTATTCAG ATTGATATTTGTGCAGAAGAGCTGGGGAATAATGTGAGGCCAGCTGCAAGTTTATTAGGTGACATAAACACAGTGACTAAGCAG CTTTTAGAAGAATTCAGCAAAAGACCATGGAAATATCCTTCCAGTTCACAGTGGTGGAAGAGACtaagagagaaaataatgaaCAATGAAGAAAAATCAAAG GGATTAGAATTACAGAAATCACTGCCTATGAATTATTACACTGTCTTCCGTCACATCAGAGAGCTGATACCGAGGGACTGCATTTTAGTAAGTGAGGGAGCAAACACCATGGACATTGGACGCACTATGCTTCCAAACTATCATCCCCGTCAAAG ACTTGATGCAGGTACATTTGGAACAATGGGAGTCGGACTGGGTTTTGCTATAGCTGCTGCAATGGTGGCTAAAGATAGAACACCTGAAAAACGAGTGATCTGCATAGAAGGAGATAGTGCTTTTGGATTTTCTGGCATGGAATTGGAAACTATTTGCAG ATACAAATTGCCAATCCTGATTATTGTAGTGAACAACAATGGGATTTACACTGGTTTGGATACAGATGCCTGGAAGGAGATGTTAAAGTTTGGAGAGCCTGCTACATG TATACCTCCTGTTTCTCTCCTGCCAAATTCGCACTATGAGCAAATTATGTCTGCTTTTGGAGGTAAAGGATACTTTGTTAAAACACCAGAAGAACTGCAGAATGCTCTGAAAGCAAGTTTGGCTGATGAGCAAACACCTTCTCTTATAAATGTAATGATCGATCCACGGtctgagagaaagaaacag GAATTTCCCTGGCTGACTCGTTCTAACATGTAA